A single genomic interval of Lathyrus oleraceus cultivar Zhongwan6 chromosome 7, CAAS_Psat_ZW6_1.0, whole genome shotgun sequence harbors:
- the LOC127104207 gene encoding uncharacterized protein LOC127104207 codes for MGARLEQQPIRREVPEEQPRRVIMVNRDQDADEVIHRVRRENMMENDLTKLPRGCKIPKFTKFSGDTSESTIEHIARYMTEAGDLANSENLRMKYFPSSLTKNTFTWFTTLPPNFIDAWPQLERLFHEQFYMGQTKISLKELASIKRKFTEPIDDYLNRFRLLKSRCFTIVPEHELVEMAAGDEESKIAEDPYGLEEFEVDLAELKEAPPYACKLLTPSNGRNTVETEKNDRFPKKTYTFDLTKCDEIFDLLVKDGQMIVPPNTKIPPDLIQNAIRDGRLKFADKGKNQMKIDIDPLNVAETNYAEPVEINMVDVREVEAIETAGT; via the exons ATGGGGGCAAGATTGGAACAACAACCAATTCGACGGGAAGTCCCTGAAGAACAACCTAGGAGAGTGATAATGGTTAACAGAGACCAGGACGCAGACGAAGTAATTCATAGGGTTAGGCGGGAAAATATGATGGAAAATGACCTAACCA AATTACCAAGGGGTTGTAAAatccctaagttcaccaaattctcagggGATACTAGTGAATCCACTATAGAGCATATAGCCAGATACATGACTGAGGCAGGGGATTTGGCGAACAGTGAGAACTTGAGGATGAAATATTTCCCCAGTTCTTTAACAAAGAACACCTTCACGTGGTTTACGACTTTACCACCAAATTTCATAGATGCTTGGCCCCAGTTAGAAAGATTGTTTCATGAACAATTCTATATGGGCCAAACTAAGATAAGTCTTAAGGAACTAGCCAGCATCAAGAGAAAATTCACCGAACCTATAGATGATTATCTGAATAGGTTCCGCTTGTTAAAATCTAGATGCTTTACAATAGTACCTGAACacgagttggtcgaaatggccgctggAG ACGAAGAGTCTAAAATTGCTGAAGACCCCTATGGTCTTGAGGAATTCGAAGTAGATTTGGCAGAATTAAAAGAAGCACCACCCTACGCCTGCAAATTACTTACACCTTCGAATGGCAGAAATACTGTCGAAACTGAAAAGAACGATAGGTTTCCCAAAAAGACTTACACATTTGATCTCACCAAATGTGATGAGATCTTCGATCTATTAGTAAAAGATGGCCAAATGATAGTGCCTCCTAATACCAAGATTCCTCC ggatcttattCAGAACGCAATCAGAGATGGCCGCCTCAAGTTCGCTGACAAAGGAAAAAACCAGATGAAAATTGATATTGATCCCCTTAACGTTGCTGAGACCAACTATGCTGAACCTGTCGAAATCAACATGGTTGACGTAAGGGAAGTGGAAGCTATAGAAACAGCAGGAACTTAA